In Nematostella vectensis chromosome 12, jaNemVect1.1, whole genome shotgun sequence, the genomic window CAGCCCGCCGTATAGGGGCCTGAAGGCGACTTTGTGAACAGTTCCGTCTGGTAGCTCGACATTCACCCGTTCATTGTCAGACAGCGCGATGATACGCTCATTGACCTTAAAACCAAGGTCACTGCAAAAGAAGTACCCATTCATTTCAGGTATGTTAAAAGGGCAGGAAGACGAGGTTCCTAAAATACGTCCTCTCGCACGGGAATAGGAAATGTAAAGATTATGCGTTCAACTATCAGGTTCCAAACGCTATATCAAGTTGAAGTATGTTTTGTTTAAGCCTGAAATACAGCCGCCATTATTCAGTTGGGATAGAACAATCGaacgctgtgacgtcatttaTCCCCAAAATCAACTACGGGATGAAATGCCTCGCTCTGAGTCGCAAAAAATCACAGCACGCACAgacagtgcaaatggcgattggcaaatggttGTTCCACAGATAAAGGGTATCAAGCGTATCATAATATTATGAAGAGAAGAGAAAAGTGGAGAAGAAGGACAAACGAGAACAAAGACCTACTCGATACGAGTTTGGCGGTCACTCTCATCGCTGGCATTGAGGTGAAGTCTCTCTGATTCCGGTCTGACAAGCATAGCAACCTTAAAGTCGCCTCCTCCCACATTCTTCTCGATGGCAGTAAACACCTATAAAGGAAACATAAAAAGTAGACACTATTTCATTTAAGGGATCGGTGCGGATTAAGTTTTTTTACTGAGAAGGGGTGAGACATGATGGCAGTTGGTAAGGGGAAATATATTTCCTTAATTTAGCTGGTTCTCAGTGACTCAATTCATACCCTGAAGGCAGTTTTATGGATAAATGGTCACCATGTGGTTTGCGGGGATGCATCCCCATGAAGGAAATGCTGTAGTAACCTATGCCTCCTTAGGAGATACAACTACCTACACataaggtataaatcaacacaacgttgaaaaagtatgtcgaacgcctctgtgaaacagggtagttgcgctgacgtttcgagcgttagccctttgTCGGAGCAAAAGCGTTTGCTTGATTAAGCATCAGTCTCGATTATTTCTGGAATCACACATATGGGTAGGCTCAATGTCTTACCCATTGCTTTTATTTTACCTGGCTGAGGAAGGCGTGTCTTTGCAAGGCGATTGGCCTCTCTGGGTAAAATGTCCCACGGACAAGAAGTCCATGGGCATCTGGTTTAAACTCCAGCTTGATAATGCTGTCTGCGGATACTTCCTTTGTAGGTGTCAGCCCTTCATCACGGCCATAAAATGTAAGGGCACCAGGTTCATACGCACTTCCAGTGATTTTAAGGTCTTGTACCATAAAGTGCTCGACGTGCCAACAACCAAGGTACCGGCCACCAAATTCAATGTCAACCTCAGCatctttaaaataaaactttattttattattttcgtCCCAGCTTGAATAATTCCCAAAACTTTTGAGGGTGCATATTCTTGAATGAGGGGATGGCATGGGGCATAACCATCATGAGGCTCTGTTCTTTGGATCATGTGGTGAGTTTGATACCCCTCTATGCTAGCCACTAAGACAGTAATTAAATAAGAACTTTACTATTCAAAAAGAAGTAGAGAATGTATTGCTTATTTGAGGTGGTGTTTGCAAGGTTTAAGGCTCTAGGACTGGAAGTATTGGTTTaacattacttttttttatctaagtTTAACTccaaaaaaattcatttgATGAACAGGTGAATATTTTGAGAGATGtaaaaatgaccagtaggcaAATGCTGTAGCAGAGCTGGTCTGTGCACCTCATTTCTGGTTTATGTAATGCCATTTATCCCTTTAAAATTTATCCCATTTATCCCATTTGAAATCGATAAGCAATTATTGCTGGTTGATCCAGACTCAATAAAGGAAGAGGACAAAttagaaaataaacaacacaAGCATAGGGGATTATAGCCATCCAAATTATCCCTGCTCTTTAATGTATTCATCACTTATAATTCATGTACCTACCAAATGAATTAGAATTGTTGATGTTAATAGTGAACTCAGATCCGTTGTTCATTTCAACCACAAAAGCATCTGGTGTGCTTTCCACTGTGCGAACTGCGTTCCCGATCCATACCACGTAATCATCTTTGACATAGCGCTGATTGGCAGGACGTTGTGGCCTGTGATTAAAATGAGAGTTTGGGGGTCGGAATAAGGGTTCAGAGTGGAGGGGAGTGAGTCTCTCAAACAGAGCTTTCATTTGATGTTCATCTATGGCAGGAAGAGGCCCCAAAGTACTGAAATCGAATCCAGTATCTTCACTTTCCTTTGGTTTCTGCTTTCTCATGCCATTGTCTTCATCTTCTTTTTGCTCCTGCTTACTCATGTCACTTGATGATTCTGAAAGCAAATTAAATGCACACTTTGTTTAAAATAATacctaaaaaataaacataataaCATGAAAATCAAAGTGCATAGTACAAGTGATATGGATTATGgttatgatgacaatgatgctgatgatagcAAATTAAATGCACACTTTGTTTAAAATAATacctaaaaaataaacataataaCATGAAAATCAAAGTGCATAGCACAAGTGATATGGATTATGgttatgatgacaatgatgctgatgatagcAAATTAAATGCACAATTTGTTTAAAATAATACCTAAAAAATAACCATAATAACATGAAAATCAAAGTGCATAGTACAAGTGATAtggattatgattatgatgacaatgatgctgatgatagcAAATTAAATGCacaatttgttttaaataataCCTAAAAAATAACCATAATAACATGAAAATCAAAGTGCATAGTACAAGTTATATGGAtcatgattatgatgacaatgatgctgatgatagcAAATTAAATGCACAATTTGTTTAAAATAatacctaaaaaaataaacataataaCATGTAAAACAAAGTGCATAAGTACAAGTGATAtggattatgattatgatgacaatgatgctgatgatacaGTAGTAGTGATGGTACTTGGAGATAAAGAAAATGATGACTGCAGGCTGGTGGCACTTTTATTGATAAATTATACATTAATAAGATTGTTTCATCTGAAAGGAATAAATATAGATACTCAGGTACAggcatacccaggattggctaagggtggtggggggggggggggggggggaggtggggaGGTGAGGAGGTACatagtcataggtatcatatacCTCATACTGTTAtactttattgttttattcccTCCCTTGGCCTCCAGCTTCTCCATTCTCTGGGCATGTTGTTATAATAAAGACTTAGCAAATATTAATTTAATATTCTGTAAGGCATTTTTAACATTATAACAATATGGAAGAAGAGTTGTACACTATGGCTAGTGTTTTGTTATGACTACTCTCTCACTTACCAGCAGTGGGAAAAGCAAATGGTGGAGGCTGATATGGACGAAGAGATGTACACTATGGCTATTGTATGGCTATATGACTACTCTCTCACTAACCAGCAGTGGGAAAAGCAAACGGTGGAGGCTGATATGGAAGAAGAGATGTACACTATGGCTATTGTATGGCTATATGACTACTCTCTCACTAACCAGCAGTGGTGAAAGCAAACGGTGGAGGCTGATATGGAAGAAGAGTTGTACACTATGGCTATTGTATGGCTATATGACTACTCTCTCACTAACCAGCAGTGGGAAAAGCAAATGGTGGAGGCTGATATGGACGAAGAGATGTACACTATGGCTATTGTATGGCTATATGACTACTCTCTCACTAACCAGCAGTGGTGAAAGCAAACGGTGGAGGCTGATATGGACGAAGAGATGTACACTATGGCTATTGCATGGCTATATGACTACTTTCTCACTAACCAGCAGTGGTGAAAGCAAACGGTGGAGGCTGATATGGAAGAAGAGTTGTACACTTTAAGCTTGAAGGACTAGCATCTGGACCTGCATCAGTCACCACGTCATCGCCTTCCACAGAAATCCCCTGCGGGGGTGGAGCCTGGCATGCATTCTTCCAGCCTGAAAATGTCAATTAAATATGAAGGCTTGGCTGGACATTTATTATATCTTTGATAAACACTGAAATCAAACTCCCATTTGGACATTTTATATGGCTAttaacacaaaaaaaaattccgtATCACtacattgggtgggtgcaccacTGACGAAGAACGAAattacaatagaacaatgagaTAATCGAGCCAATCTTGTTAAGCCCTACGAGCGGGTTTCTACACTTTTCTCCATATGAGTACAGTTCACATGGGATCAAAAGGAACCTGTTTTATTTGATGACAGCTTAACAGCAAAACGAAAACATACAATTAaccaaaattttgattttttgctCTCCGGTCGCCATATGCTTACGCGTCGCTTCGCGTATGGCCCCATTCGAAACATTTGAAACCAGAAATACTTTTGTCTTCTTCATACTTACCTATATGAGCATTCATCGGATTCTTCTTAGATTCTGCTATGTAGGACTCAGCGAAATAGTCTTTCTTTCCATCGATTTTACTTCTCAAATCTTGGCGGTTGACGCTTTCTAAAACGTCCTGCAACACAGCAAAGTCTGTCGGTGTCAACTTTTCATCTTGGCACAGATAGTGGAAAACATGGAAAGCTTCGGACATGTCGTTTCTGGCAGATCCAGGGATTTCAAGCAGAAACTTTAGTTTCTCTACTTCCTGAGGCGCCAAATCGTTCGATAGCTCCAACAGAAATTTCCTAAATTCGAGTCTGATTTTATCCATGTTCTCAGCCGTTGAACCAACCAGTCGAGAAGGATCTTTCGTTTTCAATTTATATCCAGGGGTATTCCCCGAAAAATGACGTAGTTTTGTCAAAAGAGTTAGACCTGCGTTATGATTGGCTGaaattggaaaataaaacaggattCGGATCGGAACTTGTCGTCAAAAAGCCGAGTTCTTATTGACTAaaatagtcacgtgattttattgatttttggCGCGGAGGAAATCTAAACATGGCTGCTGTTCGACTTTATTCCGATAGCAAATGTTCCACCATCTAGCAGCTCGTATGTTCATGCAGATATGACTGCGTAATGAGTTTGTAAGATCTCCCATTATTTGAAAACATGGAAGATTGGGATATTCCGCTGCAATATCCCGATGAAGATGATTTCGAAGATCGATATGCGGATGAGATGGAAATTATGGACGAAATCGGTGCTGGTGAGTTGTTGAAAATTGTTTAATTCTTAACTCATGTAATACTTACTTAACTTACTCAATTCTTATTTAGTAGCAGAGAACTGTTGCTAATTGTGTATTTTCTAAAGATCTATCATCTTTGAGGGTCAAAATCAAAGGTACTAATATCATGGTAACAATCACAGGGTTTCCTTCTTCAAGAAAGACTTTAAATTTCGGGCATGAAAAAGACAGCACAACTGACGGAGAAACTGGCAAGAAACGTGATCACGATGAAATGTACGGCTCACCACTTGATGAAAGCATTGAAATTCCGAAAGATCAATTAAGTAAGTTTCTGTGGGGTATATAAACATTCTACCAATAactctgctatcccttagggtttaGGGGGGTTCAAAGACTCTTCTGATTTTGCCAATGGAACATCCTATCCGATAACAACAGGACTTAAAGATTACATGAGAGCACTTTTTAAAGTTGTCAGAAAAGAGATGTGCATGCTTGCGGCGACTgcaatacaattcataaatgtttgtttttagtcCCATCtcccatggggggggggggggggtctctCCCTTAAGAATATACACATGCTCTTCCTATtccttagggtataaaattcgcaccaagtgctatcccttagggtcttCTGGAAATCTGCTATCACTTAGGATGTCTACCAGGtgaccagacccccaaaaataaaaatcacacttcctgTTAAAGTTTGTAAGACTTTCTGTTTTAGAAGCCTGTCAATAAAACTCAGAAACCTgataatttgtttgttttatctgctacccttagggttaaaaaatccaaaaaccACACCCAttttgctatcttttagggttaaaatcatTTCTTGACGGGCATatgtacatttttttagaGAGAGTCCCCCCATGGCCCATCTCTTACAGTATGTAGGTTTACAAATGTGTTTCAACCACACCTAATGTACCATACTACACTCTGAAGGTTCTCATTTCGTTGATAAAGCTAGCCTGATTAATGGTTTGTGGTTCTAGGTCCTGTTAACAAGCGACCACGTTGTGCAAGCCCAAATACCCAAGATAAGCATGATTTGAATGATAACTCTGTACCGTCTAATCAAACAACCAATGGACACCACCTGAATCAAAGTCCTGAAACTCTAAAGTATGGTACATCACAAAATATCCTATTTGATAGAGGGTATGGACTGTCGCAAGATATCCCATCCCATGGACATATGCCATCAAGGCTGGGGAAGACTCATGTTTACACTAGACCACCAATGAACAAGGAGTGTGTTACTGTGACAAAGACTGATGGTCAGAGGCTGTATCTTTGTCTTGACGCAGATGACGACTGTCAATCACAGTTGCCAAAAAAGGTATGCTTGCTGCGATTTGTGGTTGTCACAAATAAGTTGTTGTTTCTTCTCCTGTTTTAGATAGAATTAGATGGCTTGACTTTCGCCTTTTTGCTACTGTAATTTACCAAAGTTCCTGTACAGTATAGAATAGAAATAACAAATTatggaaaataataaaactgttttttttgaAAGCCTGGTAAGAAAGGGGTATTTTTTCCAAATGCTAGCTTAACCAACAGCTTTGAGGTTACCTCTGGTTCACAGATTTTTGCCAAAATCAGCTATggttaaagtaaaaaaaggaCCACTGGGACCATAATAAACCCTCTAGCAAGGACAGGGGGTCAAGTTTATTTGAAACCTCTCGGTTTTTCTCCCACACATGTATAACAAGTATAAGTAATTGCAATCCCTTTTTTCATTTCAGAACACAAAGTTGCATGAAATGAGAAGGAAGTTTTCACAAAATCTGCTACAGGTCCCATTTCATGTTCTGCAACAGCAAGTTAATGAACAGGTAACTAAAATACAAATAGTCTGGTGGCAGAAGCCGGAAAATAGGGGTTTCGCACAAGTCGAGAGCTAGAGAAGGCTTCAGAGCAGATTTAagtcagggcttctggaattatgcgcttgtgcggaagagCGTAATTTGTCTTTCTCCGCgcaatcccgcgtaatttggctaaattttgaaagacaaaacatttaagttcacagctgatgtgttcttttagggttcttacctctatttctcgtaaaaaagagagatattcttcgtaagagtgcgatatttcaaactgaatttcgaaaacaaataaaataactatgcattctttgctaaaccgcgaaggcctaggactaataaaaaaataccttttttaattggctggtggatAGGACCCAATGAAAACTctcctaagatattttcgccaaaaaaataaacttttcaagttatttcgtgcttacCTTCGGTACAAGATGTAGTTTTGGCGTGACAGTTGATATtctgtgtaatttagcgcataattcagtaaagaatcccgcaaaattttgatttttaaagaaaaatgtattgcaaaattccacataatttagcgcgtaatgattgattttccgcgaaatctagcaaagaatcccgcgtaatttcaAATTTTTTCCCGCGTTATTCCAGTAGTTAAGTAGATATTGGTCCCCTGAACAACGCCTGGTAGTTAGTGGAGTCGGATTGTGGTATATGTTTTGAATTATTTACACTTTTCTATTTCGGGTAAAAAAACCAAAGGGTACCCGAGTAtgaattttagaaaataatttattgaCCATGCAAAACATAGAATATAGGCATGAAAACATTCTACAAACATACTTTCCATATGTTGCAAGTCGCTCCAACTAATACACCCTAAAACCACAGGGTGCCTGAGTCATATATTTGCAAGGTTCCAGTGTATTCGCGCATAAGCTTGGGGAAAAACCAATAGAGTTTTCATTCTATTGTCGTTTACAGTATAACTCAGAAGCAACCTAAACATGATACTCCAGTGTCAAATATGGCATCTGAGCTAAATCTAGGCTCCTTTATGCTTCTCTTTTATATCTAATGGAACCACAGGGATTCCAAGTcaagttttctttaaaaaagcaAGTCAATGGTAAAACAAATTGAGAGAATGTCCACAGTGAAAGCCAACTGAGATCTGTTTGGAAGACAGCAAATGCAAAGATAAGTCAACCTAGCAGTCCCCTGCTCAATTGCCTACAATGATTGAAGTTTGAGGAAGTTTTTTGTGACAAGTGACCTTGTCACAATTCTTGACGAAGGTGTTTACACATGATGTTGTTAATATCTTGGATGGAATGGCATTTATTCAGATGCAAATACGTTTGTGGAGCTTGCGCAGAAATAtctcaccatcatcatgatgCAGATCACCAACAACAACTGCTCTATTCTTAACATGGTCTTCGATCAGTATTGGGATACAATGATGAGTTTCCATGCCTATATTGAATGTTTTGCATGCtcaataaattattttgtaaaattcaTACTCGgataccctgtggtttttcacacacaaaaaaaacgaaaaacctAAATAATTCAAAACATATACCACAATTCAACTCCACTAACTAACTGGCATTGTTCAGGGGACCAATATCTACTCAAATCTGCTTTCAAACCTTCTCTCGACTTGTGCGAAACCCCCTGCTGCCACTaaacatatattttattttttatttcactcTATAttctctagatttttttgtaataatctTGTAGTTTTTTAGGTGCAACTTACTAAACGATTAAAAATGTAGTTCCATGTTGTCAAAAGGATGTACGCTAGCTACACTCACCTGCGATAACGTGGTGAGTGGGCGCAGTAGTTGATCAACTTCTTTTTGGTGGATTACTTTTGATTGTGATACAATTATCACTAGAGATAAGCGATACCAATACAGGACATCCCTGCCGCCTATTATAATAAGAAAAGGGCGTATTTTGACAACAAGTTGTAGAATCTAAAGAATGCTTTCCCATGCATGATAGTGTCGTACAAATAGGGGTCGCATTCAGCTAGATTTTTAGTTGTGAATGAGTTGCCACATTGGAAGGGTTTTTCGATTAGGATTTATTGGAGAAGACTAAAGAAAGATTGCTTGAGGGGACTGTATACTGTTAGTCATTCCTGTTTATTTTACACTGGTATTTTTTTAGTGGTTCGAGACTTCTAATAAATATTTCATAGACAATCCTTGGATTCTATACGTTCTTGCCCGGCTGTGTCGACCTGTTGTGTAACACTTAGGCCATTCATATGGTAAAGGTATATCACTCTAtacaaaattttgtttttatttcagagAAGGAGTAAAGCCAGGGCAGAGTCGGACAGAGTTATGGCAGCAGTGAGAAGGTACAGTAAATACAGCGTTACAAAATATGCAGAGATATCAAAAATCATGCACCTagccggggggagggggttattGGCCAATAGTCAACTTAGTGgttaaggcctggctaaacattcaaacatgTTTGTAAAACATTGAAATCAAACACTCACGCAAGCATGTTTGGAATGGGAATTTCGAGTGGTGATTGGATAAAATCACGAAGAGCGCGCAATGTTTTGTGTGATGAGTGGATGCGTTCAACACAAAtgtttgatgaaaatgttttgatcTTGTTCAAACATCTGTACATGTTGTGGAAGCCAATTGAATGCCATGTTTTTTGGGTGGATAAACGTACAAACATTTGTGTCGAACAAGACAAACAGGTTTGACAAACAGGTTTgaatgtttagccaggcctttaggTGACCATTCACTAGGCAACCATGCTAAGTCATTAGGCAACTGGATGCCTAATAACTTTCCTGCAAATGACAGTTTTCCTTATAATTGTCCCAATAAGAGCACATTTCTCTTAGCATTTGTACACACAAGCAGCAACTATTTTTTTGTTGATTGTAGCATAATGAGTAACTCACTTGAGATGCACCTGAGATGTCACAATATCGTGATTCAAGGTCTTAGACAATTTCTAGCTAATCCCCTGTAATTATACAAGTTTGCCATTCATTTAGTGTCATGCATGGGAGCTGAGATCCGCAAATTTACATTGCGGCAGTGTTTCATAAAGTACCTTCAAAACCAACCATCAGGATGTTTCCCCCTTTTGAATAATCTTGCGTGTGCCCCTGATTGTTTCTTTCTGTTAACTTTAAGAGCTGTCGAGGGTACTCCTGAAACACAGCCTACAGGTGGAGCAGGCGAGGAAGAGAAACAAGACGAGGAAGAATCCACACCCCTACACCATGGTTTATGGGTAGAAAAATATTCCCCAAGACATTTCACAGAACTTTTGAGTGATGACGTAAGTAACATATTCAGTGAAACCCTGTTATGAGGACACCACCAGCTTTCAGCCTCTCGATAAATAGCTCCAAACATTTtctgtaatttttttataccAGTATGGATGAGTGCTTAGTGGTTATAAACATGATTATTAtactggtgatgatagtgatggtgattgtagtgatggtgatgatagtgatggtgatgataatggtggtagttAGATAGTGTGGGAACTGGTGACTTTGTTGTGGTGGTGTGGTAATCAGTAGCATAATTACCAACAATATTATCATCACTGTTGTTATATGCTCTTGATAACATGATATTTTGCTTCGCAATGCAGGCGATCAACAGAACTCTGCTGCAATGGCTTAAATTGTGGGATAAGGTGGTATTCAGGAGAGAGAGGAAACCTGTGAAACATCAGCCAAAGGAACAGAAGTCCAACATGGACAAAAAGCACAACAAGGACTTTAGAAAGTTTGGCAAGGGAGGACTTGACAGTGACGCATGGACTGTAAGTTCATGTAGTATTCCTTTTATTATCGATTTGCAAAAATTAGAATGTTAGTGCCTCACATCCACATGAACTGGCGACTTGCACTAAATGATCACAAGACTTTTTattggcaaattcaagccaaaataaactcAGACATTTTGCCAGAACGATGAAAAAATTAATGCTTTGAATGgaaataagccctttctgacaaataaactttctggcttatacttttgattttttggctgctaaaagcctgagcatGGTCAAAGCTTGCCACCAATAAAGTTATGCAATCTGCTGGTGCAAGACCCAGAGCTTGGGATTATTGCCATTTTTTGTAACCCATGATGTTACAACTTATGGAGtgcaacattttaaaaataagctattatttaagattttttttttcgtttttaggAAGTTGATGACAATGGCTACCCAGTACACAAGGTATATCCATTAAATTAGTTCAGTTAACCAGCACTATAAGCAtgctaaattttctttatagtttatatGCCTCTAGGCCACCTAATTGTTTGTCTTCTTACCAAATGTGTGTCCAGGAAAAAATGTATGTAGGGTCTAATGGCAATTCACTAACCAATCTAAAGCCACTCAAAGCAAATGTGGAAATCAGGGCTGGAAATTAAGGGAAAAAACGACGTCGAAATTTTTCAACTAGCTCTC contains:
- the LOC5520579 gene encoding uncharacterized protein LOC5520579; this translates as MDKIRLEFRKFLLELSNDLAPQEVEKLKFLLEIPGSARNDMSEAFHVFHYLCQDEKLTPTDFAVLQDVLESVNRQDLRSKIDGKKDYFAESYIAESKKNPMNAHIGWKNACQAPPPQGISVEGDDVVTDAGPDASPSSLKCTTLLPYQPPPFAFTTAESSSDMSKQEQKEDEDNGMRKQKPKESEDTGFDFSTLGPLPAIDEHQMKALFERLTPLHSEPLFRPPNSHFNHRPQRPANQRYVKDDYVVWIGNAVRTVESTPDAFVVEMNNGSEFTININNSNSFDAEVDIEFGGRYLGCWHVEHFMVQDLKITGSAYEPGALTFYGRDEGLTPTKEVSADSIIKLEFKPDAHGLLVRGTFYPERPIALQRHAFLSQVFTAIEKNVGGGDFKVAMLVRPESERLHLNASDESDRQTRIDDLGFKVNERIIALSDNERVNVELPDGTVHKVAFRPLYGGLYEIIEAVAEITEVVKERVMIYYKNIPLRKEKMSPLVMAFAEETCPSLKAEIAEEFTVKLEGGSLPDGESRERKVHDFTLIYILLKELQEENLCSSNAKLSHEDKRLQHGNYHKTLKDSGVKSGSVIKMVEYKPSQSFDLDEKIKDGYDLNSMEDRSMDVYTQYRLPDKRFGKAHCHAYGDGDFGFDYSRPSRGFATRGFDDYLGIISLEGQRFDARKRYYEDLNREQKFEKFLKSTLIVKLISSQN